A stretch of Triticum aestivum cultivar Chinese Spring chromosome 1D, IWGSC CS RefSeq v2.1, whole genome shotgun sequence DNA encodes these proteins:
- the LOC123182345 gene encoding ribonuclease P protein subunit p29 isoform X2, which yields MSTISDQKKRTLEAIQQRYAAAKAKKLQDEQPKCPKNKESTPKPKFDAQRKGKTPESTPRTSGQLPTFRAQGISSHQQKPSASSGGEINPIYSEISFALHENLSQDDYADPDSTDVVQNVIYDIIHKGGEAGKISKGSKKLKLDRGILLDNYVQRGPILVDAQSRSLLIHSKRSKRHMSLKQHKKCGSFDLHDTFRRFDLYKPMHEMWKEYMRELTKSTPKKQLSENLLSADLHGALIIVAQCKAASYEGVSGIMIRDTAETFGIISEDNRFRVVPKAGSVFVLQADCWKVTLIGDKLSPKEKLKESQRLQRAQSLIR from the exons ATGTCAACTATTTCTGATCAGAAGAAACGGACCTTAGAAGCTATTCAACAACGGTATGCAGCAGCTAAAGCTAAGAAGCTGCAAGATGAACAGCCCAAGTGCCCGAAGAACAAAGAGAGTACCCCCAAGCCCAAGTTTGATGCACAGAGGAAAGGAAAAACTCCTGAATCCACTCCTCGAACTTCTGGCCAGCTGCCTACATTTAGAG CTCAAGGAATCTCCAGTCATCAACAAAAGCCTTCTGCCTCCTCAG GTGGAGAAATCAACCCTATATACTCTGAGATTTCATTTGCTCTTCATGAAAATTTGTCCCAAGATGACTATGCG GATCCCGACAGCACAGACGTAGTTCAAAATGTCATATATGATATAATTCACAAAGGTGGAGAAGCCGGGAAAATTTCCAAGGGATCGAAAAAGTTAAAGTTGGATAGAGGGATTCTTTTGGATAACTATGTTCAAAGGGGTCCTATATTAGTGGATGCACAATCACGATctttgttgatccactcgaagcGATCTAAAAGGCACATGTCACTGAAGCAACATAAGAAATGTGGGTCATTTGATTTACATGATACATTCCGCAG GTTTGACCTCTATAAGCCAATGCATGAAATGTGGAAAGAGTATATGCGAGAGCTTACAAAAAGTACTCC GAAAAAGCAATTATCGGAAAACCTCCTTTCAGCAGATCTTCATGGGGCGCTTATAATAG TGGCACAATGCAAAGCAGCCTCATATGAAGGTGTAAGTGGCATCATGATTCGTGACACTGCAGAGACTTTTGGAATTATATCAGAGGACAACCGCTTCCGAG TTGTACCGAAAGCTGGATCAGTTTTCGTCCTCCAAGCTGATTGCTGGAAGGTGACACTGATCGGCGACAAACTGTCACCAAAGGAGAAGTTGAAGGAAAGCCAGCGTCTGCAGCGTGCGCAATCACTGATCAGATAG
- the LOC123182345 gene encoding uncharacterized protein isoform X3 — protein MSTISDQKKRTLEAIQQRYAAAKAKKLQDEQPKCPKNKESTPKPKFDAQRKGKTPESTPRTSGQLPTFRAQGISSHQQKPSASSGKPISVCACDFVLKSTDSFFDLLGGEINPIYSEISFALHENLSQDDYADPDSTDVVQNVIYDIIHKGGEAGKISKGSKKLKLDRGILLDNYVQRGPILVDAQSRSLLIHSKRSKRHMSLKQHKKCGSFDLHDTFRRFDLYKPMHEMWKEYMRELTKSTPKKQLSENLLSADLHGALIIVAQCKAASYEGVSGIMIRDTAETFGIISEDNRFRDLMDCFLRNSL, from the exons ATGTCAACTATTTCTGATCAGAAGAAACGGACCTTAGAAGCTATTCAACAACGGTATGCAGCAGCTAAAGCTAAGAAGCTGCAAGATGAACAGCCCAAGTGCCCGAAGAACAAAGAGAGTACCCCCAAGCCCAAGTTTGATGCACAGAGGAAAGGAAAAACTCCTGAATCCACTCCTCGAACTTCTGGCCAGCTGCCTACATTTAGAG CTCAAGGAATCTCCAGTCATCAACAAAAGCCTTCTGCCTCCTCAGGTAAACCTATATCTGTGTGTGCGTGTGACTTTGTCCTGAAATCAACTGATAGCTTTTTTGACCTTTTAGGTGGAGAAATCAACCCTATATACTCTGAGATTTCATTTGCTCTTCATGAAAATTTGTCCCAAGATGACTATGCG GATCCCGACAGCACAGACGTAGTTCAAAATGTCATATATGATATAATTCACAAAGGTGGAGAAGCCGGGAAAATTTCCAAGGGATCGAAAAAGTTAAAGTTGGATAGAGGGATTCTTTTGGATAACTATGTTCAAAGGGGTCCTATATTAGTGGATGCACAATCACGATctttgttgatccactcgaagcGATCTAAAAGGCACATGTCACTGAAGCAACATAAGAAATGTGGGTCATTTGATTTACATGATACATTCCGCAG GTTTGACCTCTATAAGCCAATGCATGAAATGTGGAAAGAGTATATGCGAGAGCTTACAAAAAGTACTCC GAAAAAGCAATTATCGGAAAACCTCCTTTCAGCAGATCTTCATGGGGCGCTTATAATAG TGGCACAATGCAAAGCAGCCTCATATGAAGGTGTAAGTGGCATCATGATTCGTGACACTGCAGAGACTTTTGGAATTATATCAGAGGACAACCGCTTCCGAG ACCTGATGGATTGCTTTCTAAGAAACTCACTTTGA
- the LOC123182345 gene encoding uncharacterized protein isoform X4, with protein MSKRNKTLNFSFQVRTTATTETALSFLPGASANPDSATTVTCWCLLLPRRPSLAGSMSTISDQKKRTLEAIQQRYAAAKAKKLQDEQPKCPKNKESTPKPKFDAQRKGKTPESTPRTSGQLPTFRAQGISSHQQKPSASSGKPISVCACDFVLKSTDSFFDLLGGEINPIYSEISFALHENLSQDDYADPDSTDVVQNVIYDIIHKGGEAGKISKGSKKLKLDRGILLDNYVQRGPILVDAQSRSLLIHSKRSKRHMSLKQHKKCGSFDLHDTFRRFDLYKPMHEMWKEYMRELTKSTPKKQLSENLLSADLHGALIIVAQCKAASYEGVSGIMIRDTAETFGIISEDNRFRVVPKAGSVFVLQADCWKVTLIGDKLSPKEKLKESQRLQRAQSLIR; from the exons ATGAGTAAAAGAAACAAGACATTGAATTTTTCTTTTCAAGTTCGAACAACAGCAACCACAGAAACAG CCCTTAGTTTCTTGCCTGGGGCGTCAGCCAATCCTGACTCCGCCACTACTGTGACCTGCTGGTGCCTACTGCTGCCGCGGCGCCCCTCTCTCGCTG GATCAATGTCAACTATTTCTGATCAGAAGAAACGGACCTTAGAAGCTATTCAACAACGGTATGCAGCAGCTAAAGCTAAGAAGCTGCAAGATGAACAGCCCAAGTGCCCGAAGAACAAAGAGAGTACCCCCAAGCCCAAGTTTGATGCACAGAGGAAAGGAAAAACTCCTGAATCCACTCCTCGAACTTCTGGCCAGCTGCCTACATTTAGAG CTCAAGGAATCTCCAGTCATCAACAAAAGCCTTCTGCCTCCTCAGGTAAACCTATATCTGTGTGTGCGTGTGACTTTGTCCTGAAATCAACTGATAGCTTTTTTGACCTTTTAGGTGGAGAAATCAACCCTATATACTCTGAGATTTCATTTGCTCTTCATGAAAATTTGTCCCAAGATGACTATGCG GATCCCGACAGCACAGACGTAGTTCAAAATGTCATATATGATATAATTCACAAAGGTGGAGAAGCCGGGAAAATTTCCAAGGGATCGAAAAAGTTAAAGTTGGATAGAGGGATTCTTTTGGATAACTATGTTCAAAGGGGTCCTATATTAGTGGATGCACAATCACGATctttgttgatccactcgaagcGATCTAAAAGGCACATGTCACTGAAGCAACATAAGAAATGTGGGTCATTTGATTTACATGATACATTCCGCAG GTTTGACCTCTATAAGCCAATGCATGAAATGTGGAAAGAGTATATGCGAGAGCTTACAAAAAGTACTCC GAAAAAGCAATTATCGGAAAACCTCCTTTCAGCAGATCTTCATGGGGCGCTTATAATAG TGGCACAATGCAAAGCAGCCTCATATGAAGGTGTAAGTGGCATCATGATTCGTGACACTGCAGAGACTTTTGGAATTATATCAGAGGACAACCGCTTCCGAG TTGTACCGAAAGCTGGATCAGTTTTCGTCCTCCAAGCTGATTGCTGGAAGGTGACACTGATCGGCGACAAACTGTCACCAAAGGAGAAGTTGAAGGAAAGCCAGCGTCTGCAGCGTGCGCAATCACTGATCAGATAG
- the LOC123182345 gene encoding uncharacterized protein isoform X1 translates to MSTISDQKKRTLEAIQQRYAAAKAKKLQDEQPKCPKNKESTPKPKFDAQRKGKTPESTPRTSGQLPTFRAQGISSHQQKPSASSGKPISVCACDFVLKSTDSFFDLLGGEINPIYSEISFALHENLSQDDYADPDSTDVVQNVIYDIIHKGGEAGKISKGSKKLKLDRGILLDNYVQRGPILVDAQSRSLLIHSKRSKRHMSLKQHKKCGSFDLHDTFRRFDLYKPMHEMWKEYMRELTKSTPKKQLSENLLSADLHGALIIVAQCKAASYEGVSGIMIRDTAETFGIISEDNRFRVVPKAGSVFVLQADCWKVTLIGDKLSPKEKLKESQRLQRAQSLIR, encoded by the exons ATGTCAACTATTTCTGATCAGAAGAAACGGACCTTAGAAGCTATTCAACAACGGTATGCAGCAGCTAAAGCTAAGAAGCTGCAAGATGAACAGCCCAAGTGCCCGAAGAACAAAGAGAGTACCCCCAAGCCCAAGTTTGATGCACAGAGGAAAGGAAAAACTCCTGAATCCACTCCTCGAACTTCTGGCCAGCTGCCTACATTTAGAG CTCAAGGAATCTCCAGTCATCAACAAAAGCCTTCTGCCTCCTCAGGTAAACCTATATCTGTGTGTGCGTGTGACTTTGTCCTGAAATCAACTGATAGCTTTTTTGACCTTTTAGGTGGAGAAATCAACCCTATATACTCTGAGATTTCATTTGCTCTTCATGAAAATTTGTCCCAAGATGACTATGCG GATCCCGACAGCACAGACGTAGTTCAAAATGTCATATATGATATAATTCACAAAGGTGGAGAAGCCGGGAAAATTTCCAAGGGATCGAAAAAGTTAAAGTTGGATAGAGGGATTCTTTTGGATAACTATGTTCAAAGGGGTCCTATATTAGTGGATGCACAATCACGATctttgttgatccactcgaagcGATCTAAAAGGCACATGTCACTGAAGCAACATAAGAAATGTGGGTCATTTGATTTACATGATACATTCCGCAG GTTTGACCTCTATAAGCCAATGCATGAAATGTGGAAAGAGTATATGCGAGAGCTTACAAAAAGTACTCC GAAAAAGCAATTATCGGAAAACCTCCTTTCAGCAGATCTTCATGGGGCGCTTATAATAG TGGCACAATGCAAAGCAGCCTCATATGAAGGTGTAAGTGGCATCATGATTCGTGACACTGCAGAGACTTTTGGAATTATATCAGAGGACAACCGCTTCCGAG TTGTACCGAAAGCTGGATCAGTTTTCGTCCTCCAAGCTGATTGCTGGAAGGTGACACTGATCGGCGACAAACTGTCACCAAAGGAGAAGTTGAAGGAAAGCCAGCGTCTGCAGCGTGCGCAATCACTGATCAGATAG
- the LOC123182345 gene encoding uncharacterized protein isoform X5 has product MSKRNKTLNFSFQVRTTATTETALSFLPGASANPDSATTVTCWCLLLPRRPSLAGSMSTISDQKKRTLEAIQQRYAAAKAKKLQDEQPKCPKNKESTPKPKFDAQRKGKTPESTPRTSGQLPTFRAQGISSHQQKPSASSGGEINPIYSEISFALHENLSQDDYADPDSTDVVQNVIYDIIHKGGEAGKISKGSKKLKLDRGILLDNYVQRGPILVDAQSRSLLIHSKRSKRHMSLKQHKKCGSFDLHDTFRRFDLYKPMHEMWKEYMRELTKSTPKKQLSENLLSADLHGALIIVAQCKAASYEGVSGIMIRDTAETFGIISEDNRFRVVPKAGSVFVLQADCWKVTLIGDKLSPKEKLKESQRLQRAQSLIR; this is encoded by the exons ATGAGTAAAAGAAACAAGACATTGAATTTTTCTTTTCAAGTTCGAACAACAGCAACCACAGAAACAG CCCTTAGTTTCTTGCCTGGGGCGTCAGCCAATCCTGACTCCGCCACTACTGTGACCTGCTGGTGCCTACTGCTGCCGCGGCGCCCCTCTCTCGCTG GATCAATGTCAACTATTTCTGATCAGAAGAAACGGACCTTAGAAGCTATTCAACAACGGTATGCAGCAGCTAAAGCTAAGAAGCTGCAAGATGAACAGCCCAAGTGCCCGAAGAACAAAGAGAGTACCCCCAAGCCCAAGTTTGATGCACAGAGGAAAGGAAAAACTCCTGAATCCACTCCTCGAACTTCTGGCCAGCTGCCTACATTTAGAG CTCAAGGAATCTCCAGTCATCAACAAAAGCCTTCTGCCTCCTCAG GTGGAGAAATCAACCCTATATACTCTGAGATTTCATTTGCTCTTCATGAAAATTTGTCCCAAGATGACTATGCG GATCCCGACAGCACAGACGTAGTTCAAAATGTCATATATGATATAATTCACAAAGGTGGAGAAGCCGGGAAAATTTCCAAGGGATCGAAAAAGTTAAAGTTGGATAGAGGGATTCTTTTGGATAACTATGTTCAAAGGGGTCCTATATTAGTGGATGCACAATCACGATctttgttgatccactcgaagcGATCTAAAAGGCACATGTCACTGAAGCAACATAAGAAATGTGGGTCATTTGATTTACATGATACATTCCGCAG GTTTGACCTCTATAAGCCAATGCATGAAATGTGGAAAGAGTATATGCGAGAGCTTACAAAAAGTACTCC GAAAAAGCAATTATCGGAAAACCTCCTTTCAGCAGATCTTCATGGGGCGCTTATAATAG TGGCACAATGCAAAGCAGCCTCATATGAAGGTGTAAGTGGCATCATGATTCGTGACACTGCAGAGACTTTTGGAATTATATCAGAGGACAACCGCTTCCGAG TTGTACCGAAAGCTGGATCAGTTTTCGTCCTCCAAGCTGATTGCTGGAAGGTGACACTGATCGGCGACAAACTGTCACCAAAGGAGAAGTTGAAGGAAAGCCAGCGTCTGCAGCGTGCGCAATCACTGATCAGATAG